The Balneola sp. MJW-20 genome window below encodes:
- a CDS encoding TolC family protein: MDRLTARIDSIASYYTEHSPIDPTGSYDLNLLKPVFQPDTAIGVLYDAEIRLLQSQKEIQENDIGIGISAGYIENLEQGVFGAEGIFYQRRANVGLEWSILKNGLLQNRDNADRIGREIALTRDEATIESTRRSYQQLFNQFLIAYNQSRSELLLQYSKILEEQQKVSSALYEMNYVSLNEVLDISSKKGTIRAEADASRRYIEQLAYNTGDYPDPTVFPIIDIDLPRLLDEGLSFYRDLPNPYSDQEFNLFSEFTLTTFLRYNLYGGSGIQNNGNELQNREFFSAGLTFSLPLPLSIDRKRSVQRQEIRIKEIENEERSELVRTEVLNQFRDYQSKLKTYRDVYALYKSQEQALRQQTILQSINSDSYSPNLLLNAISDRFATAIDLLDIKKDLYTNLIRIQTLLPERSLLNYLIPLDLDSSTELLNTRLSSYIWSVSFEKYDETAIKSFLTDNNVRTVYASGGPSMAASENISALIKNSPGLEVHLMIGDNQLIFKDHDQELESFITNAADLGVKGIHLDVEPHTFDDWDQRNSEYLQRYVEMLRRAREYSDRYSLELSVSIPTSYLPVIDEIDQLSDTVILMVYGITDADRLFRSVQDFISEVSTTFVLALRPEDFNSINELKQTLNSLNSKHRIRNIVIHDLDSWMSSQ, encoded by the coding sequence ATGGACAGACTCACAGCCCGCATTGATTCGATCGCATCATATTATACAGAGCATAGTCCTATTGATCCAACAGGTTCGTATGATCTGAACTTATTAAAACCCGTATTTCAACCCGACACCGCCATCGGAGTACTTTATGATGCCGAGATCCGTCTGCTTCAGTCTCAAAAGGAAATACAAGAAAATGATATTGGCATTGGTATCAGTGCCGGATACATTGAAAATCTGGAGCAAGGTGTTTTCGGAGCGGAAGGTATTTTCTATCAAAGGAGGGCAAATGTTGGGTTGGAATGGAGTATCCTTAAAAACGGCCTTCTTCAAAATCGTGATAATGCAGACCGTATCGGCAGAGAAATTGCACTGACAAGAGATGAAGCAACGATTGAATCCACCAGACGATCCTATCAACAATTATTCAATCAGTTTCTGATCGCATATAACCAGTCCAGATCTGAGCTCCTGCTTCAGTACAGTAAAATTTTAGAGGAACAGCAGAAAGTTTCCTCTGCTCTTTATGAAATGAATTATGTATCACTGAATGAAGTGCTGGATATATCCTCCAAAAAGGGAACCATCCGGGCCGAAGCCGATGCAAGCCGGAGATATATTGAACAACTTGCCTATAATACCGGAGATTATCCGGATCCTACGGTATTTCCCATCATTGATATAGATCTACCAAGACTATTAGACGAGGGGCTTTCATTCTACCGGGACTTACCAAATCCTTACAGTGATCAGGAATTCAATCTTTTTAGTGAATTCACGCTGACCACTTTTTTAAGATATAATCTTTATGGTGGTTCTGGTATTCAGAATAACGGGAATGAACTTCAGAACCGTGAATTCTTTTCAGCCGGACTAACCTTCTCTTTACCGCTCCCGCTCAGCATTGACCGCAAACGGTCTGTTCAGCGGCAGGAGATCAGGATCAAAGAGATCGAGAATGAAGAACGATCTGAACTTGTCAGAACAGAAGTTCTAAATCAATTCAGAGATTACCAAAGCAAGCTGAAAACCTATCGGGATGTTTATGCGTTGTACAAGAGTCAGGAGCAGGCTCTGAGACAGCAAACGATCCTACAATCAATCAACTCCGATTCCTACAGCCCTAACCTGTTACTCAACGCAATCTCGGATCGATTTGCCACAGCCATTGATCTGCTGGATATTAAAAAGGACCTGTACACAAACCTGATCCGGATTCAGACCCTGCTACCCGAACGATCACTTTTAAACTATTTGATACCCCTGGATCTGGACTCAAGCACTGAGCTACTAAACACCCGGTTAAGTTCCTATATCTGGTCTGTTTCATTTGAGAAGTATGATGAAACAGCCATTAAAAGCTTTCTTACTGATAATAACGTAAGAACTGTTTATGCCTCAGGAGGACCTTCAATGGCTGCATCCGAAAATATCAGCGCCCTAATTAAGAACTCTCCAGGGCTTGAAGTACACCTAATGATCGGTGATAATCAACTTATCTTTAAGGATCACGATCAAGAGCTGGAAAGTTTTATCACAAATGCAGCAGATCTTGGTGTAAAAGGCATTCACCTGGATGTTGAGCCTCATACCTTTGATGACTGGGACCAGCGAAATTCTGAATATTTACAACGGTATGTTGAGATGCTGAGAAGGGCAAGGGAATATTCTGATCGTTATTCACTTGAATTAAGTGTTTCTATCCCGACAAGTTATTTACCCGTAATCGACGAAATAGATCAACTTTCTGATACGGTGATATTAATGGTTTATGGTATTACTGATGCGGATCGTCTTTTCCGGTCAGTTCAGGATTTCATTTCTGAGGTCTCAACCACCTTTGTACTGGCATTACGGCCTGAAGATTTCAACTCAATCAATGAGCTAAAACAAACTTTAAATTCGCTGAACTCAAAGCACAGGATCCGGAATATTGTAATTCATGATCTTGACTCCTGGATGAGCTCCCAATAA